One window of the Streptomyces sp. NBC_00259 genome contains the following:
- a CDS encoding pyridoxamine 5'-phosphate oxidase family protein, with amino-acid sequence MALTLEEREQFLAQPHVAAFSVDGGEGRGPLTVPIWYQYEAGGEVWILTGRDSRKHRRVDAAGRFSLLVDRIEPTIRYVSVEGPVTRTAPGTPALLREMSARYLPAEKVDGYVEFAAKNHGEQVVIHMRPERWVSADLGQV; translated from the coding sequence GTGGCCCTGACCCTCGAAGAGCGCGAACAGTTCCTGGCACAGCCGCATGTGGCGGCGTTCTCGGTGGACGGTGGAGAGGGCCGCGGGCCGCTCACCGTGCCGATCTGGTACCAGTACGAGGCGGGCGGCGAGGTCTGGATCCTGACCGGGCGGGACTCGCGCAAGCACCGGCGTGTCGACGCGGCGGGGCGCTTCTCGCTGCTGGTCGACCGGATCGAACCCACCATCCGCTACGTCTCCGTCGAGGGCCCGGTGACCAGGACGGCGCCCGGGACGCCCGCTCTGCTCCGGGAGATGTCGGCCCGCTACCTGCCGGCGGAGAAGGTCGACGGCTACGTCGAGTTCGCCGCGAAGAACCACGGCGAGCAGGTCGTGATCCATATGCGCCCGGAGAGGTGGGTGTCGGCGGACCTGGGCCAGGTGTGA
- a CDS encoding pyridoxine/pyridoxamine 5'-phosphate oxidase, whose amino-acid sequence MTHEHGSTGPSSSTGTGTGTGTGTGTGISSGSGSGTSSGQDFHSLLRSLRVWDTELPAFDPADAPGDPLPLFHRWFVEAAAAGQPEPHTMTLATVDEDGRPDVRTLMLHDADERGWHFASHSTSAKGRQLAARPDAALGFYWPAQGRQIRVRGRVVPGTADEAYADLHARSTGALAAALVGRQSEPLVAYEELERASEAAWERAAAEPDATSGTWTVYVLEPSEVEFFQGEARRRHVRLRYLHEGKGWARELLWP is encoded by the coding sequence ATGACGCACGAGCACGGCAGCACCGGCCCCAGCTCCAGCACCGGCACCGGCACCGGCACCGGCACCGGCACCGGCACCGGCATCAGCTCCGGCTCCGGCTCCGGCACCAGCTCCGGCCAGGACTTCCACAGTCTCCTCAGGTCGCTGCGGGTGTGGGACACCGAACTGCCCGCGTTCGACCCCGCGGACGCGCCCGGCGACCCGCTGCCGCTCTTCCACCGCTGGTTCGTCGAGGCCGCGGCCGCCGGCCAGCCCGAGCCGCACACCATGACCCTCGCCACCGTCGACGAGGACGGCCGTCCGGACGTCCGGACGCTGATGCTGCACGACGCCGACGAGCGCGGCTGGCACTTCGCCTCCCACTCGACGAGCGCGAAGGGCCGCCAACTCGCCGCCCGCCCCGACGCGGCGCTCGGCTTCTACTGGCCCGCGCAGGGGCGGCAGATCCGCGTCCGCGGACGGGTCGTCCCGGGTACGGCGGACGAGGCGTACGCCGATCTGCACGCGCGCTCGACGGGTGCACTGGCAGCGGCCCTGGTCGGGCGACAGAGCGAACCACTCGTCGCTTACGAGGAGTTGGAGCGGGCGAGCGAGGCGGCCTGGGAACGGGCGGCGGCCGAGCCGGACGCGACGTCGGGCACCTGGACGGTGTACGTGCTCGAACCGTCCGAGGTGGAGTTCTTCCAGGGCGAGGCACGTCGGCGCCACGTACGCCTGCGCTACCTGCACGAAGGGAAGGGCTGGGCACGGGAATTGCTCTGGCCGTAG
- a CDS encoding alpha/beta hydrolase, whose translation MRRSRIAPVLAVSALATLIPALTPATASAAPAAPAAAADPMKQYTQQKPRWQRCDAQGPAAHQCAMIKVPLDYGRPGGKKIEIAISRMKASSSSERRGALLLNPGGPGGEGLGMPPLMALELPAAVTKQYDLVGFDPRGVGQSSPVSCGLKDDERNWERPYKAATFAKDVAWARTVAEKCRAKGGDALLHFTTRNTARDMDVVRAVLGEKKISYLGYSYGTYLGAVYTQMFPQRADRFVLDSAVDPQRIWRGMIQVWAEGAEPAFTHWSEWTAKRHAQYKLGDTPAKVRKTFWDLVAQADRKPIDVDGTPMTGDDIRAGRAIFFDADVAAQQVADLKKAAAGKKPAPTRERGSSPSPVPPSFARAVPSDNGDASFWAVVCADTRSWPRDPEQYRRDAVRDKAKYPLYGDFASNIKPCAFWKNGPEQATTIDNKVGALVLQNEWDSQTPLTSGQGLRRAMKGSRMVTVLGGEGHGIYGSKSCADKTATAYLTTGKLPAKDLTCRTPAGQRKDRLQLPLPTPPGIPGLPGTRDRF comes from the coding sequence GTGCGTAGAAGTCGAATAGCACCCGTCCTGGCCGTCAGCGCCCTCGCGACCCTCATACCCGCGCTCACGCCCGCAACAGCATCCGCGGCCCCGGCGGCGCCCGCCGCGGCCGCCGACCCCATGAAGCAGTACACGCAGCAGAAGCCCCGATGGCAGCGCTGCGACGCCCAGGGTCCCGCCGCGCACCAGTGCGCGATGATCAAGGTGCCGCTGGACTACGGGCGCCCCGGCGGCAAGAAGATCGAGATCGCGATCTCGCGGATGAAGGCGAGCAGTTCGTCGGAACGCCGCGGCGCTCTGCTGCTCAACCCCGGCGGCCCGGGCGGTGAGGGCCTCGGCATGCCACCGCTGATGGCGCTGGAGCTGCCCGCGGCCGTGACGAAACAGTACGACCTCGTCGGGTTCGATCCGCGAGGTGTCGGCCAGAGCTCCCCGGTCAGCTGCGGACTGAAGGACGACGAACGGAACTGGGAACGGCCCTACAAGGCCGCGACGTTCGCCAAGGACGTGGCGTGGGCCCGTACGGTGGCCGAGAAGTGCCGGGCCAAGGGCGGTGACGCGCTGCTGCACTTCACCACCCGCAACACCGCTCGCGACATGGACGTCGTCCGCGCCGTGCTGGGCGAGAAGAAGATCTCCTACCTGGGCTACTCGTACGGCACCTACCTCGGCGCCGTCTACACGCAGATGTTCCCCCAGCGCGCCGACCGGTTCGTGCTGGACAGCGCCGTCGACCCGCAACGGATCTGGCGGGGCATGATCCAGGTGTGGGCGGAGGGGGCCGAGCCCGCGTTCACGCACTGGAGCGAATGGACCGCGAAGCGGCACGCACAGTACAAGCTCGGTGACACCCCGGCCAAGGTCCGCAAGACCTTCTGGGACCTGGTCGCCCAGGCCGACCGCAAGCCCATCGACGTGGACGGGACGCCCATGACCGGCGACGACATCCGCGCCGGGCGGGCGATCTTCTTCGACGCGGACGTCGCCGCCCAGCAGGTCGCCGATCTGAAGAAGGCGGCCGCGGGCAAGAAGCCCGCGCCGACCCGCGAGCGCGGCTCCTCGCCGAGTCCCGTCCCGCCGTCGTTCGCCCGCGCCGTGCCCTCGGACAACGGGGACGCGAGCTTCTGGGCCGTGGTGTGCGCCGACACCCGCTCCTGGCCGCGCGATCCCGAGCAGTACCGCCGTGACGCCGTCCGCGACAAGGCCAAGTACCCGCTGTACGGCGACTTCGCGTCCAACATCAAACCGTGTGCGTTCTGGAAGAACGGCCCCGAGCAGGCCACCACGATCGACAACAAGGTCGGCGCGCTCGTCCTGCAGAACGAGTGGGACTCCCAGACGCCGCTGACCAGCGGTCAGGGCCTGCGCCGGGCCATGAAGGGCTCCCGGATGGTCACGGTCCTCGGCGGCGAGGGCCATGGCATCTACGGCTCCAAGTCCTGCGCCGACAAGACCGCCACGGCCTACCTGACCACGGGCAAGCTCCCCGCGAAGGACCTGACCTGCCGCACCCCGGCCGGCCAGCGCAAGGACCGGCTGCAGCTTCCGCTGCCGACGCCTCCGGGAATCCCGGGGCTGCCCGGAACCCGCGACCGCTTCTGA
- a CDS encoding endonuclease/exonuclease/phosphatase family protein, which translates to MRVVTWNVWWRFGPWEKRRQAILAVLRELRPDVVGLQEVWAKGDENLAQWLAEELGLHWTWAASDAPQRWQRRNGEPDVDFGNAVLSRWPIAGREVLRLPPATRYEDGRLVLHTRLDVPGGPPVPFFTTHLTSDPDASAVRCAQVRELVGFVARHRGDSPHPAVITGDFNAWPDSDEIRLLGGLRTAPAVAGQVFLDAWEYADPSAPSATWDTANPYLSGFGPSVRIDYIHVGPPGPGGLGHVRSVRRAGFGPVEGVWPSDHAAVVADLVTAED; encoded by the coding sequence ATGCGCGTAGTGACGTGGAACGTGTGGTGGCGCTTCGGGCCCTGGGAGAAGCGGCGCCAAGCGATCCTGGCCGTCCTGCGCGAGCTGCGGCCCGATGTCGTCGGCCTCCAAGAAGTGTGGGCGAAGGGCGACGAGAACCTGGCGCAGTGGCTCGCCGAGGAGCTGGGGCTGCACTGGACGTGGGCGGCCTCCGACGCCCCGCAGCGCTGGCAGCGGAGGAACGGTGAGCCGGACGTCGACTTCGGCAACGCCGTGCTCAGCCGGTGGCCGATCGCCGGCCGCGAGGTCCTGCGGCTGCCGCCGGCCACGAGGTACGAGGACGGCCGCCTCGTGCTCCACACCCGGCTGGACGTGCCCGGCGGCCCGCCCGTGCCGTTCTTCACCACGCATCTGACGTCGGACCCCGACGCCTCGGCCGTGCGCTGTGCACAGGTCCGCGAACTGGTCGGTTTCGTCGCCCGGCACCGGGGCGACAGTCCTCATCCGGCGGTGATCACGGGGGACTTCAACGCCTGGCCGGATTCCGACGAGATCCGGCTGCTCGGCGGACTCAGGACCGCGCCCGCCGTCGCGGGGCAGGTGTTCCTCGATGCCTGGGAGTACGCGGACCCGTCGGCCCCGTCCGCGACCTGGGACACGGCCAATCCGTACCTGTCCGGCTTCGGGCCGAGCGTCCGTATCGACTACATCCACGTCGGCCCGCCCGGACCCGGTGGGCTCGGGCATGTGCGCTCCGTCCGGCGGGCGGGCTTCGGACCGGTGGAGGGCGTCTGGCCCTCCGACCACGCCGCCGTCGTCGCCGACCTCGTGACCGCCGAGGACTGA
- a CDS encoding DUF397 domain-containing protein, whose translation MTSGLVWFKSSYSTNEGGNCVEVAYAWRTSSYSGNEGDACVEVAACPHTVHVRDSKVPGGPMLTVAPAAWAAFVATTDVPRTAR comes from the coding sequence ATGACTTCCGGGCTGGTGTGGTTCAAGAGCAGCTACAGCACGAACGAGGGCGGCAACTGCGTCGAAGTCGCCTACGCCTGGCGCACCTCCAGCTACAGCGGCAACGAGGGCGATGCGTGCGTCGAGGTCGCCGCCTGCCCCCACACCGTCCATGTCCGCGACTCCAAGGTGCCCGGCGGACCCATGCTCACCGTCGCCCCGGCCGCCTGGGCCGCGTTCGTCGCCACAACCGACGTCCCCCGCACGGCGCGATAG
- a CDS encoding helix-turn-helix domain-containing protein yields the protein MGELVKLFRGLADMTQRDLAERLLMSESLVGAYERAERIPTTAFLVEADAALGAKGVLASCVAMMEEEKYSPKFLNWVRTVVDAVSINAYETMVVPGMLQTPAYARALYEVRVPAYEPEEIDRYVEVRLELQAVLDRKPRPTVSYVVEEAALQRPIGGDAVLKEQLAHLLESVRTRNHLTVQVMPTHRPVHAGLHGALQLLSTAKGRNLGFAEGQGGDTLISKPEEVNRLIDLFGVLRAQALSPWESAALIERMAAKL from the coding sequence GTGGGCGAGCTGGTCAAGCTGTTCCGGGGCCTCGCGGACATGACGCAGCGGGATCTGGCGGAACGGCTGCTGATGTCGGAGTCGCTGGTGGGCGCGTACGAGCGGGCCGAGCGCATCCCGACGACGGCGTTCCTGGTGGAGGCGGACGCGGCGCTGGGGGCGAAGGGGGTGCTGGCGTCGTGCGTGGCGATGATGGAGGAGGAGAAGTACTCGCCGAAGTTCCTCAACTGGGTGCGGACGGTGGTCGACGCGGTGAGCATCAATGCCTACGAGACCATGGTCGTTCCCGGCATGCTCCAAACCCCTGCGTATGCGCGGGCGCTGTACGAGGTGCGGGTTCCGGCGTACGAGCCGGAGGAGATCGACCGGTATGTCGAGGTGCGGCTTGAGTTGCAGGCCGTACTCGACCGTAAGCCGAGGCCCACGGTCAGCTACGTCGTGGAAGAGGCAGCACTTCAGAGGCCGATCGGCGGCGACGCCGTGCTCAAGGAACAGCTCGCGCATCTTCTGGAGTCGGTGCGGACGAGGAACCATCTGACGGTGCAGGTGATGCCCACTCACCGTCCCGTACATGCGGGCCTGCATGGGGCGTTGCAGCTGCTGAGTACCGCGAAAGGTCGGAACTTGGGCTTCGCGGAAGGGCAAGGCGGAGATACGTTGATCTCCAAGCCCGAAGAGGTGAACCGGTTGATCGATCTCTTTGGCGTGCTGCGTGCCCAGGCCCTCAGTCCCTGGGAGTCCGCGGCTCTGATCGAAAGGATGGCGGCGAAGCTATGA
- a CDS encoding PE-PGRS family protein: MTGWREEFAGLMERAGLEIVGDWPRDEDALPPRAAWRPVAAMGAEPTASVRFDRPDLVSEINAQWHRLAAEYGVIGADGVFLIDVGDSRSGPRRWVRVRLGVEWDLAGVLGERPGRPEFVTVAVDGESLLGVTCEEYDVWLVAVDRIRERQEEAAQAEARETPEEREAAWTSLFEGPMRPTEKLRAGWREWLGFNRSVPEDMLVRLLDTAPGLLWRRDLPPGVVDAAVGHPDRNVRAQLAEVRHPLTAGQWTRLILGEPGSARRALLAEDAVRAGAELTAEGYERLAGDASALVRAEAAGFPTLPGRLRAALATDPDARVRAATCTAWEDLAPPAREALLGDADSGVRAAALLRHHATHPLPRSVFEEHGFDDEAVETCRLERGFAEYLCGHEDAARRRSVARNPRLDPDLVAVLAEDDDDSVRFQVSVRPELTEERRAAVRADVDPDGIRHTLPWVHALHDDPEAMRRCAASSHLLLRSSAARAKRLPPDVVERLALDEDPVVRLFLAESCDDAPADMLLEVWLWWNGSFSFPGRPRSHPNFPRRDLLRYADDPHHRLRQLALDDPDSTPELVERFSRDPHWEVRRRAAEDPRLSPASAVRLLDDPHEGVRLTAIRHARLPARTLVRLLRDLKTFREALVNPTLPVAVMRRIAEPAH; this comes from the coding sequence ATGACGGGGTGGAGAGAAGAGTTCGCCGGGCTGATGGAACGCGCCGGGCTGGAGATCGTGGGCGACTGGCCCCGTGACGAGGATGCCCTGCCGCCGCGGGCCGCGTGGCGGCCGGTCGCCGCGATGGGCGCGGAACCGACCGCGTCCGTGCGCTTCGATCGGCCGGACCTCGTCTCCGAGATCAACGCGCAGTGGCACCGGCTCGCCGCCGAGTACGGGGTGATCGGCGCGGACGGCGTGTTCCTCATCGACGTCGGCGATTCCCGCAGTGGTCCGAGGCGTTGGGTCCGGGTGCGGCTCGGCGTCGAGTGGGACCTCGCGGGCGTCCTCGGCGAACGGCCGGGGCGGCCCGAGTTCGTGACCGTGGCGGTCGACGGCGAGTCGCTGCTCGGCGTCACCTGCGAGGAGTACGACGTCTGGCTGGTCGCCGTGGACCGGATCCGGGAGCGGCAGGAGGAGGCCGCGCAGGCGGAGGCCCGGGAGACGCCCGAGGAGCGCGAGGCGGCGTGGACGTCGCTCTTCGAGGGGCCGATGCGGCCCACGGAGAAACTGCGCGCGGGCTGGCGTGAGTGGCTCGGGTTCAACCGGTCGGTGCCCGAGGACATGCTGGTGCGGCTGCTCGACACGGCGCCAGGGTTGCTGTGGCGCAGGGACCTGCCGCCGGGGGTGGTGGACGCCGCCGTCGGCCATCCGGACCGGAACGTACGGGCGCAACTTGCCGAAGTCCGGCACCCGCTGACCGCAGGGCAGTGGACGCGGCTGATCCTGGGCGAACCGGGTTCCGCGCGCCGCGCGCTGCTCGCCGAGGACGCCGTCCGGGCGGGCGCGGAGCTGACCGCGGAGGGGTACGAGCGGCTCGCCGGGGACGCATCGGCCCTCGTACGCGCCGAGGCGGCCGGTTTCCCGACGCTGCCCGGCAGGCTGCGGGCCGCGCTCGCCACCGACCCCGACGCACGGGTCCGCGCCGCCACGTGCACGGCGTGGGAGGACTTGGCTCCCCCGGCGCGGGAGGCGCTGCTCGGCGACGCCGACTCCGGTGTGCGTGCCGCGGCCTTGCTGCGGCACCACGCGACGCACCCCCTGCCCCGGTCGGTGTTCGAGGAACACGGCTTCGACGACGAGGCCGTGGAGACGTGCCGTCTGGAGCGCGGGTTCGCGGAGTACCTGTGCGGGCACGAGGACGCCGCGCGGCGGCGGTCCGTGGCGCGCAATCCCCGTCTGGACCCGGACCTGGTGGCCGTGCTCGCCGAGGACGACGACGACAGCGTTCGCTTCCAGGTGTCCGTACGGCCCGAGCTCACCGAGGAGCGGCGGGCGGCGGTCCGGGCGGACGTCGATCCGGACGGTATACGGCACACCCTGCCCTGGGTCCATGCGCTCCACGACGATCCGGAGGCCATGCGCCGCTGCGCGGCCTCGTCGCATCTCCTCCTGCGCAGCAGCGCCGCCCGTGCGAAGCGTCTCCCGCCCGACGTCGTCGAGCGTCTCGCCCTGGACGAGGACCCGGTCGTACGGCTGTTCCTGGCCGAGTCCTGCGACGACGCGCCCGCGGACATGCTGCTGGAGGTGTGGCTGTGGTGGAACGGCAGCTTCAGCTTCCCGGGCAGGCCGCGCTCGCACCCGAACTTCCCGCGCCGGGATCTGCTCCGGTACGCGGACGACCCGCACCACCGGCTCCGTCAACTGGCCTTGGACGACCCTGACTCGACGCCCGAGCTGGTGGAGCGCTTCAGCCGGGACCCCCACTGGGAGGTGCGGCGTCGGGCGGCGGAGGACCCACGGCTGTCGCCTGCTTCGGCGGTACGGCTGCTCGACGACCCTCACGAAGGGGTGCGCCTGACGGCGATCAGGCATGCGCGGCTGCCCGCGCGGACGCTGGTGCGGCTGCTGCGGGACCTGAAGACGTTCCGCGAGGCCCTGGTGAACCCGACGCTTCCCGTCGCCGTCATGCGCCGGATCGCCGAGCCGGCCCACTGA
- a CDS encoding Zn-ribbon domain-containing OB-fold protein, giving the protein MNAATPDIDDFTRPYWDAAAEGRMLIRRCGTCGRAHHYPREFCPHCWSEDTAWERASGRATLYSWSVVHRNDLPPFDARTPYTAAVVDLAEGPRMMTEIVECAEADLRIGMELEVAFREEDGEGATVPVFRPAPQISGPARRSGA; this is encoded by the coding sequence GTGAACGCCGCCACCCCCGACATCGACGACTTCACCCGCCCGTACTGGGACGCCGCCGCCGAGGGCCGCATGCTCATCCGCCGCTGCGGCACCTGCGGGCGAGCCCACCACTACCCGCGCGAGTTCTGCCCCCACTGCTGGAGCGAGGACACCGCCTGGGAACGGGCGAGCGGCCGGGCGACCCTCTACTCCTGGTCCGTCGTCCACCGCAACGACCTCCCGCCCTTCGACGCGCGCACGCCTTACACCGCGGCCGTCGTCGATCTCGCCGAGGGGCCGCGGATGATGACCGAGATCGTCGAGTGCGCGGAGGCGGACCTGCGCATCGGCATGGAGCTGGAGGTGGCCTTCCGGGAGGAGGACGGAGAGGGAGCGACGGTACCGGTGTTCCGCCCGGCCCCGCAGATCAGTGGGCCGGCTCGGCGATCCGGCGCATGA
- a CDS encoding DoxX family protein, translating into MQTIWLTGAEWLAVLRIGLGLWWLESWRHKDRKGWFERGTGITWAADVAAKHRWTVVKHGFDRVVAPRPKAMAYVVVYAELALGLGLVTGFLTPIALIGGLVLNLLYLVLMIHDWAEQGQNAMMALVSLVALFAMSWQTWSLDSAIGLFL; encoded by the coding sequence ATGCAGACCATCTGGCTCACCGGCGCCGAATGGCTCGCCGTCCTCCGCATCGGGCTCGGGCTGTGGTGGCTGGAGAGCTGGCGGCACAAGGACAGGAAGGGCTGGTTCGAGCGCGGCACGGGCATCACCTGGGCCGCCGACGTGGCCGCGAAGCACCGCTGGACGGTCGTGAAGCACGGCTTCGACCGCGTCGTCGCACCACGCCCCAAGGCCATGGCGTACGTCGTCGTCTACGCCGAACTCGCCCTCGGCCTCGGCCTGGTCACCGGCTTCCTCACACCGATCGCCCTCATCGGCGGGCTCGTCCTCAACCTCCTCTACCTCGTCCTGATGATCCACGACTGGGCCGAGCAGGGACAGAACGCGATGATGGCGCTGGTCTCGCTCGTCGCCCTCTTCGCCATGTCCTGGCAGACCTGGTCCCTCGACAGCGCGATCGGACTCTTCCTGTGA
- a CDS encoding flavin-containing monooxygenase: MPDHRAMDLTNDRPVYVIGAGPGGLAVAAALRERGVRAVVLEKSESVGASWRGHYDRLHLHTTRRLSGLPGLPMPRRFGRWVSRDDVVRYLEKYADFHELELVTGVEVTRIEPAGSDWVLHASGGRLLTGRAVVVATGFNHTPRLPDWPGLDTYTGELLHASAYRDAAPYAGKDVLVIGAGNTGAEIAVDLMEGGAARVRLAIRTVPHIVRRSTAGWPAQRTGILVRRLPVRLVDKAGGLMGRISVPDLSAHGLPRPDTGLYSRVRQGAIPVQDVGLIDAIRSGRVEVVTAVESFDESKVALAGGSPIAPDTVIAATGYTRALEPLVGHLGVLDDRGRPLVHGARAPKQAPGLYFTGFTNPISGMFREMALDARKIAKALSR, encoded by the coding sequence ATGCCTGATCACAGAGCCATGGATCTCACGAACGACCGCCCCGTGTACGTCATCGGGGCCGGACCCGGCGGTCTCGCCGTCGCCGCAGCCCTGCGGGAGCGGGGCGTACGGGCGGTGGTGCTGGAGAAGTCGGAGTCCGTCGGGGCGTCCTGGCGCGGGCACTACGACCGGCTGCACCTGCACACCACCCGACGGCTGTCGGGGCTGCCGGGACTCCCGATGCCCCGGCGGTTCGGGCGCTGGGTGTCGCGGGACGACGTGGTCCGTTACCTGGAGAAGTACGCCGATTTCCACGAGCTGGAGCTGGTGACGGGAGTGGAGGTCACCCGGATCGAGCCCGCCGGGTCCGACTGGGTGCTGCACGCGTCCGGCGGGCGCCTGCTCACCGGGCGGGCCGTCGTGGTGGCGACCGGCTTCAACCACACCCCGCGCCTGCCGGACTGGCCGGGCCTGGACACGTACACGGGCGAGCTGCTGCATGCCTCCGCGTACCGCGACGCCGCCCCGTACGCAGGGAAGGACGTCCTGGTCATCGGCGCCGGCAACACGGGCGCCGAGATAGCCGTCGACCTCATGGAGGGCGGCGCCGCACGGGTGCGGCTCGCCATACGCACCGTTCCGCACATCGTGCGCCGCTCCACGGCCGGCTGGCCCGCCCAGCGCACCGGCATCCTGGTCCGCCGACTGCCGGTCCGGCTGGTCGACAAGGCGGGCGGCCTCATGGGCCGGATCTCCGTGCCCGACCTGTCGGCCCACGGCCTGCCCCGCCCGGACACGGGCCTCTACTCCCGTGTGCGGCAGGGCGCGATCCCGGTGCAGGACGTGGGGCTGATCGACGCGATCCGGTCCGGACGCGTCGAGGTCGTCACGGCGGTCGAATCGTTCGACGAGTCCAAGGTCGCCCTCGCGGGCGGCTCACCCATCGCCCCCGACACGGTCATCGCCGCCACGGGCTACACCCGCGCCCTGGAACCCCTGGTCGGCCACCTCGGCGTCCTGGACGACCGTGGCCGCCCTCTCGTCCACGGCGCCCGGGCCCCGAAGCAGGCACCCGGGCTGTACTTCACCGGCTTCACCAACCCGATCAGCGGGATGTTCCGCGAGATGGCCCTGGACGCCCGGAAGATCGCGAAGGCGCTCTCCCGCTGA